One segment of Coffea arabica cultivar ET-39 chromosome 7c, Coffea Arabica ET-39 HiFi, whole genome shotgun sequence DNA contains the following:
- the LOC140010519 gene encoding uncharacterized protein, with amino-acid sequence MSDNESIQNYYTKITTIVNEMKTFGEEISDSRIVEKILVSLPPKFDPTVSIIEEPKDISSMSVQELRGSFKAHERRLVRHAEKFVESAFQSKLNFTPKTNERELSCSYQRGGDSQRGGRYGRGRGRGKNSRGRGRNNLQRGLNAENSQSCSYCGKTNYLEKNCWHKDKPKCYYCKRFGHIEKDCRFKTNHQAQFSEDKQGEGNLFYACHITTEVKNNMWYIDSGCSNHMTRDRSIFIDLDKSIKTEVKMGNGVIVQAQGLGTIGVQIRQGMKFIHDVLFVLDLDQNLLSLGQLLEHKYALNFDDYECCIYDKKDG; translated from the coding sequence ATGAGTGATAATGAAAGTATTCAAAATTACTacacaaaaatcaccacaattgtaaatgaaatgaaaacctTTGGTGAAGAAATTAGTGATAGCAGAattgttgaaaaaattcttgTTAGTTTGCCTCCAAAATTTGATCCAACGGTATCCATAATTGAGGAGCCAAAAGATATTTCTTCAATGAGTGTTCAAGAGTTGAGGGGATCGTTCAAAGCTCATGAGAGAAGATTGGTTAGACATGCTGAAAAATTTGTTGAAAGCGCCTTCCAATCGAAGTTGAATTTCACCCCCAAAACCAATGAACGAGAGCTATCTTGTAGCTACCAAAGAGGTGGAGACTCACAAAGAGGCGGTAGATATGGCCGTGGAAGGGGCAGAGGCAAAAAttcaagaggaagaggaagaaacAACCTTCAAAGAGGCCTTAATGCTGAAAATTCACAATCTTGCAGCTATTGTGGCAAGACCAATTACCTTGAGAAAAACTGTTGGCACAAAGACAAGCCAAAGTGCTACTATTGCAAAAGATTTGGCCATATTGAGAAGGATTGCAGATTCAAGACCAATCACCAAGCACAATTTTCAGAAGACAAGCAAGGAGAAGGAAACTTATTCTATGCTTGCCACATAACCACTGAAGTCAAGAACAATATGTGGTACATTGACAGCGGTTGTAGCAATCATATGACAAGAGATAGATCCATTTTTATTGACTTGGATAAATCTATAAAGACTGAAGTGAAGATGGGCAATGGAGTCATAGTTCAAGCACAAGGATTGGGAACAATTGGTGTCCAAATCAGGCAAGGTATGAAGTTCATTCATGATGTTTTATTTGTTCTTGATTTAGACCAAAATTTATTGAGTCTTGGACAGCTTCTTGAGCATAAATATGCACTTAACTTTGATGATTATGAGTGCTGCATCTATGACAAAAAAGATGGTTGA
- the LOC113699499 gene encoding ethylene-response factor C3-like codes for MNSSWMDHFSGYHLFSSHKQIMDQADDQNLDFYISGDEENVQYLWDTNTSSSSEVDGTEIIFSLQTQPEKLEEKHYIGVRKRPWGKYAAEIRDSTRNGLRVWLGTFDSAEEAALAYDQAALAMRGPATALNFPIDRVQEALQEMVWMYEDGSSPVAALKEAHRMKNKSKRRGKAKEDKQNDVLVLEDLGSDLLDELLSETCYP; via the coding sequence ATGAATTCTTCATGGATGGACCATTTTTCTGGGTACCATCTGTTCTCATCCCACAAGCAGATCATGGATCAAGCTGATGATCAGAACCTAGATTTCTACATTTCTGGTGATGAGGAGAATGTCCAATACTTATGGGATACGAATACCAGTTCATCTAGCGAGGTTGACGGCACTGAAATCATATTTAGCCTTCAAACACAGCCTGAGAAACTTGAAGAGAAGCATTATATAGGTGTGCGCAAGCGGCCATGGGGGAAATATGCAGCTGAAATAAGGGATTCTACAAGAAATGGATTAAGGGTTTGGCTTGGAACTTTTGATTCTGCAGAGGAGGCCGCTTTGGCTTATGATCAAGCTGCACTAGCAATGCGCGGTCCAGCAACAGCCCTCAACTTCCCGATCGACAGAGTCCAAGAAGCATTGCAGGAAATGGTGTGGATGTATGAAGACGGATCATCTCCAGTCGCAGCCCTGAAAGAAGCGCACAGGATGAAGAATAAGTCCAAACGTAGAGGAAAAGCAAAAGAGGATAAGCAAAACGATGTGTTGGTTCTTGAGGACTTGGGATCTGATCTGTTAGATGAGCTTTTATCTGAAACTTGTTATCCTTGA